A window of the Candidatus Krumholzibacteriia bacterium genome harbors these coding sequences:
- a CDS encoding lysylphosphatidylglycerol synthase transmembrane domain-containing protein produces the protein MKKRRLRTTLWLGLSFGLLVMIALSLLSDFGKTASALRSMNLAWLPLILGLSLLHFVFRYFKWEFFLRAIGVRIRFADSVGIFLSGFVFTVTPGKMGEIFKAWLVREVKGEAVSKVIPVVIAERYTDMGGLLVLASLGVIGSGWGATWLLAFLFLTLIYLLAFSPWLQRLLPRLFGKTGDRVAQVLSGTRGLLTLSRLLPMVLFSALAWFWQCWALVFSLQSLGGFLSLGDSVFVFSLSTLAGALSFLPGGLGAAEGSMALLLGGVGGLDPAMAAAATLLIRLATLWFAVLVGLLALLWLSRRWNRGSGLWREFEKDGVESE, from the coding sequence GTGAAAAAGCGCCGCCTGAGAACCACTCTCTGGCTTGGTCTGTCTTTCGGATTGCTCGTCATGATCGCTCTTTCCCTGCTTTCTGATTTCGGCAAAACCGCCAGCGCACTTCGATCCATGAACCTGGCCTGGCTTCCCCTGATTCTGGGTCTCAGCCTCCTGCACTTTGTCTTTCGCTACTTCAAGTGGGAGTTCTTCCTGCGCGCGATTGGCGTCCGGATTCGCTTTGCCGACAGTGTGGGGATTTTCCTCAGCGGTTTTGTCTTTACGGTCACTCCTGGCAAGATGGGCGAGATCTTCAAGGCCTGGCTTGTGCGGGAGGTGAAAGGCGAAGCGGTGTCGAAGGTCATCCCTGTCGTGATCGCCGAGCGCTACACGGATATGGGAGGATTGCTGGTGCTGGCTTCACTGGGAGTGATCGGTAGCGGCTGGGGAGCGACCTGGCTACTGGCCTTCCTCTTTCTCACCCTGATCTATCTGCTTGCCTTTTCCCCCTGGCTGCAGCGACTGCTGCCCCGGCTCTTCGGAAAGACGGGTGATCGCGTGGCCCAGGTGCTCTCCGGAACTCGGGGGCTTCTTACCCTTTCCCGCCTGCTTCCCATGGTTCTCTTCAGTGCCCTGGCCTGGTTCTGGCAATGCTGGGCTCTGGTTTTTTCCCTTCAATCTCTCGGTGGCTTCCTCTCTCTGGGAGATTCGGTCTTTGTCTTTTCCCTTTCCACTCTTGCGGGAGCCCTGTCCTTTCTTCCGGGGGGGTTGGGAGCGGCTGAAGGCAGCATGGCCCTTCTTCTGGGAGGAGTCGGCGGTCTGGATCCCGCAATGGCCGCCGCCGCCACGCTCCTGATTCGTCTGGCAACGCTCTGGTTTGCCGTGCTGGTCGGTCTTCTGGCTCTGCTCTGGCTCTCCAGGCGTTGGAATCGGGGCTCCGGTCTCTGGAGAGAATTCGAAAAGGATGGCGTGGAGTCTGAATAA
- the wecB gene encoding UDP-N-acetylglucosamine 2-epimerase (non-hydrolyzing), producing the protein MSRKIAIVLGTRPEAIKLAPVIARLRRNPERWQTSLVVTAQHREMLDQVLQLFDLKPDYDLNLMRPGQNLFDVTSSALTGLREVFEVTEPDMVLVQGDTTTVFAGALAAYYLKIPVGHVEAGLRTGQRYSPFPEELNRRLTGSLTDLHFAPTSTAAWNLKQEGVETEKILVTGNTVIDALLETAAREDLPDFPDLSSPLILLTAHRRESFGTPLGRIFSAVAELASRHPECQVVYPVHPNPSVRKAASDKLEGIGNVQLCDPLDYASFVSLMKRARLILTDSGGIQEEAPSLGVPVLVLRDVTERPEAIKAGTVKLVGSDPERILEESGKILSDDSHHRLMSEAQNPYGDGRAAARIEAMLAHHFYREARPDAFSPEQGDSW; encoded by the coding sequence ATGAGTCGGAAGATTGCGATTGTACTGGGAACCCGACCCGAAGCCATCAAGTTGGCTCCAGTCATCGCCCGGCTTCGGCGCAATCCGGAGCGCTGGCAGACAAGTCTGGTCGTAACGGCTCAGCACCGGGAGATGCTTGATCAGGTGTTACAGCTATTCGATCTGAAGCCGGACTACGATCTGAACCTCATGCGCCCCGGGCAGAATCTGTTTGATGTGACTTCTTCCGCGCTGACCGGGCTGCGGGAGGTCTTCGAGGTAACTGAACCGGACATGGTGCTCGTTCAGGGCGACACGACGACCGTCTTTGCCGGCGCTCTTGCCGCCTACTATCTGAAAATTCCCGTCGGCCATGTGGAAGCGGGTCTTCGCACCGGACAGCGCTACAGTCCCTTTCCGGAAGAACTGAACCGTCGTTTGACCGGCTCGCTCACGGATCTGCACTTCGCGCCTACCTCCACCGCAGCCTGGAACCTGAAACAGGAAGGTGTCGAGACGGAGAAGATCCTGGTAACGGGAAACACGGTCATCGATGCCTTGCTTGAAACTGCGGCTCGCGAAGACCTGCCGGATTTTCCGGATCTCTCTTCCCCACTCATCCTGCTTACGGCCCATCGCAGGGAGTCCTTTGGCACGCCTCTCGGCAGGATCTTTTCTGCCGTTGCAGAACTGGCAAGCCGCCACCCGGAGTGCCAGGTGGTCTATCCCGTGCATCCCAATCCCTCGGTTCGCAAGGCGGCTTCGGACAAGTTGGAGGGAATCGGGAATGTCCAGCTTTGCGATCCACTTGACTATGCGAGCTTTGTTTCCCTGATGAAGCGGGCCCGACTGATTCTCACCGACAGCGGGGGAATCCAGGAAGAGGCCCCCTCGCTGGGAGTCCCGGTGCTGGTTCTGCGTGATGTCACTGAGCGGCCCGAGGCCATCAAGGCAGGGACCGTGAAGCTCGTAGGCAGTGATCCGGAGCGGATTCTTGAGGAGTCGGGGAAGATTCTCAGCGATGATTCCCATCACCGGCTTATGAGCGAGGCACAGAATCCCTACGGCGATGGTCGGGCTGCTGCTCGCATTGAAGCCATGCTGGCACATCATTTTTACCGGGAAGCTCGACCGGATGCCTTTTCTCCCGAGCAGGGGGACTCCTGGTGA
- a CDS encoding YkgJ family cysteine cluster protein, with protein sequence MTDKPGPAELKEIRRDPEKILEICRACKGQCCTYVAVEIDEPEEFEDFENIRWYCAHKGIWIFKDDEGWYVAFDSPCEHLNEDFSCKIYEKRPSVCQNHDFGECDFFLDGEFELELKSLEDVDAYLRERFPRQFVKRPQRRKK encoded by the coding sequence ATGACCGATAAGCCAGGCCCTGCGGAACTGAAGGAGATTCGCAGGGATCCCGAGAAGATTCTGGAAATCTGCCGTGCCTGCAAAGGGCAGTGCTGCACCTATGTGGCCGTCGAGATCGACGAGCCCGAGGAGTTTGAGGACTTCGAGAACATCCGCTGGTACTGCGCGCACAAGGGCATCTGGATTTTCAAGGACGACGAGGGATGGTACGTGGCCTTCGACAGCCCCTGCGAACATCTCAACGAAGACTTTTCCTGCAAGATCTACGAGAAGCGACCCTCGGTTTGCCAGAACCATGACTTTGGCGAGTGCGACTTTTTTCTGGACGGGGAGTTCGAACTGGAACTGAAAAGCCTGGAGGATGTGGACGCCTATCTGCGCGAACGCTTCCCTCGGCAATTCGTCAAGAGACCCCAGAGGAGGAAGAAATGA
- a CDS encoding GDSL-type esterase/lipase family protein, which translates to MKERWFRKHPRLLLIPVAVFAVLVGILLAELSARVLFPQWAPAREERVKFWKYSELLGWEHRPGQNGHFDHRDFSVEVSINTLGMRDGEASREKGSKRRLLVLGDSFAWGFGVEEEERFSEVLDLSLAGWELLNAAVSGYGTAQELLYLKERGMALKPDALLLLFCENDFLNNVRSEEYWHYRPVFTLEKDSLELRNVPVPRASRRQKVERFLWGKTWLGPRLDMGIWRLKQWLRGKREMTPGTKDIGDFRVTGELLLAIRDRCHVAGIPFLLVSIPMEKEGRNWLRDFASEQNLKLLQLDETFDNSGENLMLPHDNHWNGRGHELAAQTIASWLSETGILDGKKESP; encoded by the coding sequence ATGAAAGAACGCTGGTTCCGCAAGCACCCTCGCCTGCTCCTCATTCCGGTTGCTGTTTTTGCGGTTCTTGTCGGCATTCTGCTGGCCGAACTCTCCGCCAGAGTCCTCTTTCCCCAGTGGGCACCTGCCCGGGAAGAAAGGGTGAAGTTCTGGAAATACAGCGAACTTCTCGGATGGGAACACCGACCCGGGCAGAACGGGCACTTTGATCATCGGGATTTCTCGGTGGAAGTGTCCATCAATACTCTGGGCATGCGGGATGGCGAAGCAAGCAGGGAAAAAGGAAGTAAAAGACGCCTGCTGGTTCTCGGTGATTCCTTCGCCTGGGGTTTTGGAGTGGAAGAGGAGGAGCGATTCAGCGAGGTTCTGGACCTCTCTCTAGCCGGATGGGAGCTTCTCAACGCAGCGGTCAGCGGATACGGAACGGCACAGGAGCTTCTCTATCTAAAGGAAAGAGGCATGGCCCTGAAGCCGGACGCCCTCTTGCTTCTCTTTTGTGAAAACGATTTTCTCAACAATGTTCGAAGCGAGGAATACTGGCACTATCGCCCAGTCTTTACGCTGGAAAAGGACTCCCTTGAACTGCGAAATGTCCCGGTTCCCCGGGCCAGCCGCCGGCAGAAAGTCGAGCGATTCCTCTGGGGCAAGACCTGGCTTGGCCCGCGACTGGATATGGGAATCTGGAGGCTCAAGCAGTGGCTTCGTGGTAAGCGGGAGATGACTCCGGGCACGAAAGACATCGGGGATTTCAGGGTCACCGGAGAGCTTCTTCTTGCCATACGGGATCGCTGTCATGTGGCGGGCATTCCCTTTCTTCTCGTCAGCATCCCTATGGAGAAAGAAGGGAGAAACTGGCTGCGGGATTTCGCCAGCGAGCAGAACCTGAAGCTCCTGCAACTCGACGAAACCTTTGACAACTCCGGTGAAAACCTGATGCTCCCCCACGACAATCACTGGAATGGCCGAGGGCACGAACTGGCGGCACAGACCATTGCCTCCTGGCTCTCGGAAACCGGAATCCTTGATGGAAAGAAAGAGAGTCCATGA
- a CDS encoding GDSL-type esterase/lipase family protein, with protein MKPLAPLLLALLLVSSASASSPVDPADPHLLYTGRWDDSNASEPWCYWMGSSIIAHFEGSSLAITCSGGWWSNYDYLRVIIDDDAANSSKIAIGTSMATHVLATGLGDSSHKVEIIKETDMGYWLVEGFELDDGKSLLAPPERPSRRIEFYGDSNLAGYSLEHEENHSGYHLRGTYRGYAGIVSRMLDAEYTNVCRSGDRIAEIHSVFDQVDYWSPTPLWDFARFPPDLVVVGLGANDLGRPKVAIKSDYHDFLDDLRSTHPEAHIMLYNGWGWDYNEPANYTHEVIEERDDPNMSFAIFPWIFEQWHGCEYDHAGMAQILADHVSELLGWEQGPRDVMNGYSLGGNVANGGFEEVAPFGGYGWRYHAHPGVDRIHDPAGARDGEYYLRLSSGAATHQPVPASDGDTFTLEAWVRGSGNIAATQDFRDQKMWTNPLQSSTEVFPLTEEWQVISMSATAPLGVSFPVYHMRLSFIVGTGDTADIDLVSTSLATAAPGKPASSLNLAVWPNPFNPLAELRFDLPDDGRMKLEILDVSGRLISTLLSGPMARGSHSCSWKGLDERGSAMASGLYLARLSFGTQVESKRLLLIR; from the coding sequence TTGAAACCCCTGGCCCCCCTTCTCCTTGCCCTCTTGCTTGTCTCTTCGGCAAGTGCAAGCAGTCCCGTGGACCCTGCCGACCCCCACCTTCTCTACACGGGACGATGGGACGACTCGAATGCTTCCGAGCCCTGGTGTTACTGGATGGGCTCATCAATCATCGCCCACTTCGAGGGCAGCAGCCTGGCGATCACCTGCAGTGGCGGGTGGTGGAGCAATTACGACTACCTGCGCGTGATCATCGACGATGATGCGGCCAACTCCAGCAAGATCGCCATCGGAACGAGCATGGCGACCCATGTTCTGGCAACGGGCCTTGGGGACAGCAGCCACAAGGTCGAAATCATCAAGGAAACCGACATGGGTTACTGGCTGGTCGAGGGCTTCGAACTGGACGACGGGAAATCCCTCCTGGCTCCTCCCGAGAGACCCTCGCGACGCATTGAGTTTTACGGGGACTCCAATCTGGCAGGCTATTCTCTGGAGCACGAAGAGAACCACAGCGGCTATCACCTGCGTGGAACTTACCGGGGCTATGCGGGAATCGTATCGCGCATGCTCGATGCCGAGTATACCAATGTTTGCCGTAGCGGGGATCGAATCGCCGAGATTCACAGTGTCTTCGATCAAGTCGACTACTGGTCTCCCACGCCCCTCTGGGACTTCGCCAGATTCCCGCCCGATCTGGTGGTCGTGGGACTGGGTGCCAACGATCTGGGTCGTCCCAAGGTAGCCATCAAGAGCGACTACCACGATTTCCTTGACGACCTTCGCTCAACGCATCCCGAAGCACACATCATGCTCTACAATGGCTGGGGCTGGGACTACAACGAACCTGCCAACTACACTCATGAGGTCATTGAAGAACGGGATGACCCGAACATGTCCTTCGCAATCTTCCCCTGGATCTTCGAACAGTGGCACGGTTGCGAGTACGATCATGCGGGCATGGCCCAGATCCTTGCCGATCATGTCAGCGAGCTGCTGGGCTGGGAACAGGGGCCGCGCGATGTGATGAACGGCTACAGCCTGGGAGGAAATGTCGCCAACGGCGGTTTTGAAGAGGTCGCACCCTTCGGTGGCTATGGCTGGCGTTACCATGCACATCCGGGGGTCGATCGGATCCATGACCCTGCTGGCGCCCGGGACGGGGAGTACTACCTGCGCCTGTCGAGCGGGGCCGCGACTCACCAGCCAGTCCCCGCCAGTGACGGGGACACTTTCACTCTCGAGGCTTGGGTACGCGGCAGCGGGAACATCGCCGCCACGCAGGATTTCCGCGATCAGAAGATGTGGACCAATCCACTGCAAAGTAGCACCGAGGTCTTCCCTCTGACAGAGGAATGGCAGGTAATCTCGATGTCAGCCACGGCCCCGCTCGGTGTCTCATTTCCTGTCTACCACATGCGGCTGTCCTTCATCGTCGGCACCGGGGACACTGCAGACATAGACCTGGTCAGCACAAGCCTTGCCACCGCTGCGCCCGGCAAGCCGGCCTCTTCCCTGAACCTGGCCGTCTGGCCTAACCCCTTCAACCCCCTCGCGGAACTCCGCTTCGACCTTCCGGACGATGGACGCATGAAACTGGAGATTCTGGATGTGAGTGGGCGACTGATCTCGACCCTCCTCAGTGGCCCGATGGCCCGTGGTTCTCACTCCTGCTCCTGGAAAGGGCTCGATGAGCGTGGATCTGCAATGGCCAGCGGACTTTACCTCGCCCGCCTGTCTTTCGGCACTCAGGTGGAGTCAAAGCGCCTTCTGCTGATTCGTTAG
- the pdhA gene encoding pyruvate dehydrogenase (acetyl-transferring) E1 component subunit alpha codes for MPLKEIQKLGVSRLQILDDSGVADPSLDPGLPEEELLRIYRHLCLGREADERMLKLQRTGRMGTFPPCSGQEAVSVGAAAAISEKDWFVGAFRELPGRLMRGQDLVQILKFWAGYEEGSSYSLKHRNLPDTIVISSHIPQAVGIAYSMKLRKEDSVVLNFFGDGATSEGDFHEGLNFAAVWKSPVVFVIQNNGWAISTGREKQTASETLAQKALAYGMPGIVVDGNDVLAVYSAVREAVERARRGEGPTLIEAQTYRMSLHTTADDPTRYRKEEDVEEWRDKDPLKRFRLYLENRGIWDESRQEALNDEIRKEVALAVESFENRESVRPDTPFDHVLENSHPELERQREIFLQNISRNFPAEGVDHA; via the coding sequence ATGCCCCTGAAAGAAATCCAGAAACTGGGCGTATCCCGTCTCCAGATCCTCGATGATTCCGGAGTGGCCGACCCTTCACTCGATCCCGGCCTGCCAGAAGAAGAACTTCTCCGTATCTATCGACACCTCTGTCTGGGTCGTGAAGCCGATGAGCGAATGCTCAAGCTCCAGAGAACCGGGCGCATGGGCACCTTCCCGCCCTGCTCGGGGCAGGAGGCCGTGTCCGTCGGTGCGGCGGCCGCCATTTCGGAGAAAGACTGGTTCGTGGGAGCCTTCCGCGAACTTCCCGGACGCCTGATGCGTGGCCAGGATCTTGTGCAGATCCTGAAGTTCTGGGCCGGCTATGAAGAGGGAAGTTCCTATTCCCTCAAGCATCGAAACCTCCCGGACACCATCGTCATCTCCTCACACATTCCCCAGGCCGTGGGCATCGCCTACTCCATGAAACTCCGGAAGGAAGATAGCGTCGTGCTGAACTTCTTCGGCGATGGAGCGACCAGCGAAGGTGATTTCCACGAAGGGTTGAACTTCGCGGCTGTCTGGAAGTCCCCGGTCGTCTTTGTCATCCAGAACAACGGCTGGGCGATTTCCACCGGGCGCGAAAAACAGACGGCCTCGGAGACCCTTGCCCAGAAAGCCCTGGCCTATGGCATGCCGGGCATCGTGGTCGATGGAAACGATGTCCTTGCTGTCTACTCTGCGGTTCGGGAGGCCGTCGAGCGCGCCAGGCGGGGTGAAGGCCCCACCCTGATCGAGGCACAGACCTACCGGATGAGCCTTCACACCACGGCAGACGATCCCACCCGCTATCGCAAAGAGGAAGACGTGGAGGAATGGCGTGACAAGGATCCACTGAAACGCTTCCGCCTCTATCTGGAAAACCGGGGAATCTGGGATGAGTCCCGGCAGGAAGCTCTCAACGATGAAATCCGGAAGGAAGTCGCCCTTGCGGTCGAGAGTTTCGAGAACAGGGAGTCCGTCCGACCGGATACACCCTTTGACCATGTCCTCGAAAACTCCCACCCCGAACTGGAACGGCAACGGGAAATCTTCCTCCAGAACATTAGTCGCAACTTCCCGGCTGAAGGTGTGGATCATGCCTAA
- a CDS encoding alpha-ketoacid dehydrogenase subunit beta: protein MPKLNMVQAINLALHQEMERDSSVIQLGQDIGLNGGVFRVTEGLQKKFGEERVIDSPLAESAIAGASIGMALAGLRPVAEMQFSGFSYYALQQMESYAARWRSRSQGEFTVPMVLRMPYGGGVHALEHHSESREATYAHFPGLKVVLPSGPRNARALLAAAIQDNDPVVFMEPKRSYRAFREEVPEEPETMEIGKAQIVQEGRDITLIAWGAMMREALAATKTLEERGKSVELIDLLSVSPLDSDTISDSVRKTGRCVIVQEAPRTLGVSSEIIARINDAALLYLEAPVGRVTGYDVVTPNFAREKYYLPNAGQVVDQVESTLAF from the coding sequence ATGCCTAAGCTGAATATGGTTCAGGCCATCAATCTCGCCCTTCATCAGGAAATGGAAAGGGACTCCTCGGTGATTCAGCTCGGACAGGACATCGGTCTTAATGGCGGTGTCTTCCGGGTCACCGAAGGGCTTCAGAAAAAGTTCGGCGAGGAGAGGGTCATCGACTCGCCCCTTGCCGAATCCGCCATCGCCGGTGCCTCTATCGGAATGGCGCTTGCCGGGCTTCGGCCAGTGGCCGAAATGCAGTTCTCCGGATTCTCCTATTACGCGCTACAGCAGATGGAAAGCTACGCCGCCCGCTGGCGCTCGCGCAGCCAGGGCGAGTTCACCGTTCCCATGGTGCTTCGCATGCCCTACGGCGGAGGGGTTCACGCTCTGGAGCATCACAGCGAAAGCCGGGAAGCGACCTATGCACACTTCCCGGGCCTGAAGGTGGTCCTGCCTTCGGGTCCCCGGAATGCGCGTGCACTACTGGCCGCCGCAATCCAGGACAATGACCCGGTTGTCTTCATGGAACCGAAGCGAAGCTACCGGGCCTTCCGGGAGGAAGTTCCCGAAGAGCCGGAGACCATGGAAATCGGAAAGGCGCAAATCGTTCAGGAGGGCAGGGACATCACGCTCATTGCCTGGGGAGCGATGATGCGCGAAGCTCTCGCTGCCACAAAGACACTGGAAGAGAGAGGCAAGAGCGTGGAGCTGATTGACCTTCTCAGCGTTTCTCCCCTGGACAGCGATACGATCAGCGATTCAGTTCGCAAAACCGGACGCTGTGTGATCGTCCAGGAGGCCCCGCGAACGCTGGGAGTTTCCAGCGAAATCATTGCAAGAATCAATGACGCCGCCTTACTCTATCTGGAAGCTCCCGTGGGGCGAGTCACCGGCTACGATGTGGTCACCCCGAATTTCGCTCGAGAAAAATACTACCTTCCCAATGCGGGACAGGTCGTCGATCAGGTGGAAAGCACTCTGGCCTTTTAG
- a CDS encoding dihydrolipoamide acetyltransferase family protein, translated as MYEFKLPDLGEGIHEGELLEWHVHEGDSIQEDDPLLDVETDKAAVTIPSPATGTVLSLQGNRGDTLSTGSIIAVIDDGKGKDSKATPAKKEAKPKEAKAPAGSSTSRVAAAPAVRRLAREKGIDLGKVAGSGPGGRILVSDLEVGKSIHELPEVKNDFSGGSSIPFFEVEELPDFSEWGEVEIEPLRSIRRKIARRLSSSMIIAPHVAHMDEADVSELAKFLEKEKERGNPSSLTFLSFVLKAAANALADFPEINASLDPHREALIYKKYRNLGFATDTGRGLVVPVIRDTGNLSVQEISAELKRLSTRAREGSIEVGELRGGTFSVTNIGVLGGTGMVPTINYPEAAILGMAAVREKPVVREGEIVARKVMPLTLAFDHRITDGANAARFMNRIIEQLESPLRIFLED; from the coding sequence ATGTACGAATTCAAACTACCGGATCTGGGAGAAGGGATCCACGAGGGCGAACTCCTGGAGTGGCATGTCCACGAGGGCGACAGCATTCAGGAGGACGACCCTCTGCTTGATGTCGAGACCGACAAGGCGGCCGTCACCATCCCCTCACCGGCCACGGGAACCGTGCTTTCCCTGCAAGGAAATAGGGGCGACACCCTGAGCACGGGTTCCATTATCGCCGTCATCGATGACGGTAAGGGCAAAGACTCAAAGGCGACACCCGCGAAGAAAGAGGCAAAGCCCAAAGAGGCGAAAGCTCCGGCAGGAAGCAGCACTTCTCGAGTAGCGGCGGCTCCGGCAGTTCGTCGCCTGGCAAGGGAGAAAGGCATCGATCTCGGCAAGGTAGCGGGCAGCGGGCCCGGGGGACGCATTCTGGTCAGTGATCTTGAGGTCGGAAAATCAATCCACGAACTGCCGGAAGTGAAGAATGACTTCAGCGGCGGCTCTTCCATTCCCTTCTTCGAAGTGGAGGAACTTCCCGATTTCAGCGAATGGGGAGAGGTGGAGATTGAGCCTCTTCGCTCCATTCGCCGGAAGATCGCCCGCCGCCTGAGCAGTTCCATGATCATCGCCCCCCATGTTGCGCACATGGATGAAGCGGATGTGAGCGAACTGGCGAAGTTTCTCGAAAAGGAAAAAGAGCGGGGGAATCCTTCTTCTCTCACCTTTCTCTCCTTCGTTCTCAAAGCGGCCGCCAATGCGCTGGCGGACTTCCCGGAGATAAACGCCAGCCTGGATCCTCACCGGGAAGCTCTCATCTACAAGAAGTACCGGAATCTCGGCTTTGCCACGGACACAGGCCGGGGTCTTGTCGTGCCTGTGATTCGCGATACAGGGAACCTGAGTGTTCAGGAGATCTCTGCAGAACTTAAAAGGCTTTCCACTCGTGCCCGGGAGGGAAGCATCGAAGTCGGGGAACTTCGGGGCGGCACTTTTTCCGTGACCAATATCGGCGTTCTCGGGGGAACGGGCATGGTTCCGACCATCAACTACCCTGAAGCGGCCATTCTCGGCATGGCAGCTGTCCGCGAAAAGCCGGTCGTCCGGGAGGGAGAGATCGTGGCGCGCAAGGTCATGCCCCTGACTCTGGCCTTCGATCACCGCATCACCGATGGCGCGAACGCAGCTCGCTTCATGAACCGCATCATCGAACAGCTGGAAAGCCCACTCAGGATTTTCCTGGAGGACTAG
- the lpdA gene encoding dihydrolipoyl dehydrogenase yields the protein MGQLKQECELVVIGAGPGGYVAALRAADLGMDVTLVEAQDKLGGVCLREGCIPSKTLIHAVEVAESARNAEQFGLKIDKVEVDPAGLRKWTRSVVDGLSSGIEGLLKKRGVEVIHACARFDGHDSLALEGAEVSGIRFQNCIIATGSRINELPAGQDLPLWTSAEALQVPEIPDSLLVVGGGYIGLEMGMIYAGLGSKVTMVEFFPSLLQGADRDLLQVVVNSAENRFEAIHTDSRVTEIEKTETGFLTKILHDGDEIELESRQVLSAVGRRPNTDRLNLEMAGLSTDEQGRIPVDEQCRSSVAGIFAIGDIAPGPMLAHKASREAKVAAEAIAGHSSSFDNRAIPAVVFTEPELAWAGLTEREAEEKGITVKVGRFPLAALGRARTLGRRDGLAKVICDPETDRVLGVGMVGPQASELIAEGTLAIEMGATLEDLMVTIHPHPTLSEALFEAAEVAAGQAIHIQAPKK from the coding sequence ATGGGTCAACTGAAACAGGAATGCGAACTGGTCGTGATCGGCGCCGGTCCGGGTGGCTATGTTGCGGCACTTCGCGCGGCCGACCTGGGCATGGATGTCACTCTCGTGGAAGCGCAGGACAAGCTCGGGGGAGTCTGCCTCCGGGAAGGCTGCATCCCTTCGAAGACCCTGATCCATGCCGTGGAAGTAGCAGAGTCGGCTCGCAATGCCGAACAGTTCGGTCTGAAGATCGACAAGGTCGAGGTGGATCCCGCGGGGCTTCGCAAATGGACCCGCTCGGTGGTCGACGGCCTCTCCAGCGGAATCGAAGGGCTTCTCAAGAAACGGGGGGTGGAAGTCATTCACGCCTGCGCTCGTTTCGATGGGCACGACAGTCTGGCTCTCGAAGGCGCGGAGGTCTCGGGGATTCGTTTCCAGAATTGCATCATCGCAACGGGAAGCCGCATCAACGAGCTTCCCGCAGGGCAAGACCTCCCTCTCTGGACCTCTGCAGAAGCCCTGCAGGTCCCTGAAATCCCCGATAGCCTGCTCGTTGTCGGTGGCGGCTATATCGGTCTGGAAATGGGCATGATCTACGCAGGACTGGGAAGCAAGGTCACGATGGTGGAGTTCTTTCCCAGTCTTCTTCAGGGAGCAGACCGGGATCTCCTGCAGGTCGTGGTGAATAGTGCAGAGAACCGTTTTGAAGCCATCCACACGGATTCCCGGGTGACTGAAATCGAGAAAACGGAGACGGGTTTCCTTACGAAGATTCTCCATGATGGAGATGAGATTGAGCTGGAAAGTCGGCAGGTTCTCAGCGCCGTCGGACGCAGGCCGAACACGGATCGCCTGAATCTGGAAATGGCCGGTCTTTCCACCGATGAGCAGGGACGCATTCCCGTGGATGAGCAGTGCCGCAGTTCCGTTGCAGGAATCTTCGCCATTGGCGATATCGCCCCGGGTCCCATGCTGGCCCACAAGGCCAGCCGGGAAGCCAAGGTGGCCGCAGAGGCCATTGCGGGGCACTCTTCCTCCTTTGACAACCGCGCCATTCCTGCGGTCGTCTTCACGGAACCGGAACTCGCCTGGGCAGGACTCACGGAGCGGGAGGCAGAGGAAAAAGGCATTACCGTCAAGGTCGGGCGCTTCCCTCTTGCCGCTCTCGGTCGCGCTCGCACGCTTGGACGCAGGGATGGACTTGCCAAGGTCATCTGTGATCCTGAAACCGATCGCGTACTCGGTGTCGGCATGGTCGGCCCTCAGGCCAGTGAACTCATTGCAGAAGGCACCCTGGCCATTGAGATGGGTGCGACTCTGGAAGACCTGATGGTCACGATTCACCCCCACCCCACTCTCTCTGAAGCCCTCTTTGAAGCCGCAGAAGTTGCGGCCGGGCAGGCCATTCACATTCAGGCTCCGAAGAAATGA
- a CDS encoding DsrE family protein: protein MPLSDTAIILHREGMGVADEPLRKKLLSTYLALLIENNTLPGAICFYTDAVKLACEGSEFLETLAALEQKGVHLILCKTCLDSFGISDKVRVGIIGGMGDILAAQTKAGKVITL, encoded by the coding sequence ATGCCTCTTTCTGACACCGCTATCATCCTGCACAGGGAAGGAATGGGGGTCGCCGACGAGCCGCTTCGCAAGAAACTGCTTTCCACCTACCTGGCCCTTCTCATTGAGAACAACACTCTCCCCGGCGCCATCTGTTTCTACACCGATGCCGTCAAACTGGCCTGCGAAGGCTCGGAGTTTCTCGAAACTCTGGCAGCTCTCGAACAAAAGGGAGTTCACCTGATTCTCTGCAAGACCTGCCTGGACAGCTTCGGCATCTCTGACAAGGTGAGGGTTGGAATCATCGGGGGCATGGGCGACATTCTGGCTGCCCAGACCAAGGCAGGAAAGGTCATCACCCTCTAG